Proteins from a single region of Sinorhizobium alkalisoli:
- the rhaM gene encoding L-rhamnose mutarotase, whose translation MEKYAFRMRLNPGMAEEYKARHDAIWPELSALLKDAGISDYSIHLDEEANLLFGVLWRSEDHRMADLPSHPVMRKWWAYMADLMETRADNEPVAVPLKTVFHLP comes from the coding sequence ATGGAAAAATACGCCTTCCGTATGCGGCTCAATCCGGGAATGGCCGAGGAATACAAGGCCCGTCACGATGCAATCTGGCCCGAATTGTCCGCGCTCCTGAAGGATGCCGGGATCTCGGATTATTCGATCCACCTGGACGAGGAGGCCAACCTTCTCTTCGGGGTGCTCTGGCGAAGCGAAGACCACAGAATGGCTGACCTGCCCTCTCACCCGGTCATGCGGAAATGGTGGGCCTACATGGCCGACCTCATGGAAACCCGCGCGGACAACGAGCCGGTCGCCGTGCCGCTCAAGACCGTCTTCCATCTGCCATGA
- a CDS encoding FGGY-family carbohydrate kinase: protein MKTVAVIDIGKTNAKVALVDLERFEEIAVRKTPNLVLADGPYPHFDIERLWRFILASLAALHREHPVEGITVTTHGATAVLLDEEGRLALPVLDYEYTGPDTLAEEYDEARPPFLETGSPRLPMGLNIGAQLFWQQCTFPEHFANVVSILTYAQYWSYRLTGIKTTELTSLGCHTDLWNPRAGTFSTLVDKQGWRGLFAPVHKAGEVIGGLLQPLAEEAGLPPGLPVYCGIHDSNASLLPHLLTRGAPFSVVSTGTWVITLAVGGAAAELDETRDTLINVNALGDPVPSARFMGGRAFSMIVGEDPPAASPDAEARVLAAGHMLLPSVPGGSGPFPSASPRWTAEEKSRDPSERLAIVSFHLALMTATCLDLIGAKGEIVVEGPFAANAAYLRMLAAATGRPVLANRLSTTGTSLGAACLAARARVRTGAEAFKDEIPPAYGDYAVAWKRATAQHVKATAGLKPIGG, encoded by the coding sequence ATGAAGACCGTTGCCGTCATCGATATCGGCAAGACGAACGCCAAGGTCGCGCTCGTCGACCTTGAGCGTTTCGAAGAGATCGCCGTGCGAAAGACGCCCAATCTCGTGCTCGCGGACGGGCCTTACCCGCATTTCGACATCGAGCGGCTCTGGCGATTCATTCTCGCGAGCCTCGCCGCACTCCATCGTGAGCACCCGGTGGAGGGGATCACCGTTACCACGCATGGTGCGACCGCGGTTCTGCTCGACGAGGAAGGCCGCCTCGCTCTGCCGGTCCTGGACTACGAGTATACCGGGCCGGATACGCTCGCCGAGGAATATGACGAGGCGCGCCCGCCCTTCCTGGAGACCGGCTCGCCCCGTCTGCCGATGGGTCTCAATATCGGCGCTCAGCTGTTCTGGCAGCAGTGCACGTTTCCTGAACACTTCGCCAATGTCGTGTCCATCCTCACCTATGCGCAATATTGGTCCTACCGTCTCACCGGCATCAAAACCACCGAACTGACCTCGCTTGGTTGCCACACCGATCTCTGGAACCCCAGGGCGGGCACCTTTTCCACATTGGTCGACAAGCAGGGGTGGCGCGGGCTCTTCGCGCCGGTACACAAGGCGGGCGAAGTCATCGGCGGCCTGCTACAGCCGCTTGCCGAAGAAGCGGGCTTGCCGCCGGGCCTGCCCGTCTATTGCGGCATTCACGACTCCAACGCCTCCTTGCTGCCTCATCTGCTGACGCGCGGCGCCCCGTTCTCCGTCGTCTCGACCGGAACCTGGGTGATCACGCTGGCCGTCGGCGGCGCGGCAGCCGAACTCGACGAGACGCGCGACACGCTGATCAATGTCAATGCGCTCGGCGACCCGGTACCCTCCGCCCGCTTCATGGGTGGCCGCGCCTTCTCGATGATTGTCGGCGAGGACCCGCCGGCGGCGTCGCCCGACGCCGAGGCGCGCGTGCTGGCGGCCGGTCACATGCTGTTGCCCTCCGTGCCGGGTGGTTCCGGGCCATTTCCTTCGGCAAGTCCCCGCTGGACGGCAGAGGAGAAGTCGCGCGACCCTTCGGAACGACTGGCCATCGTCTCCTTTCACCTGGCCCTGATGACGGCGACCTGCCTCGACCTTATCGGGGCAAAGGGAGAGATCGTTGTAGAGGGCCCCTTTGCGGCCAATGCCGCCTATCTGCGCATGCTTGCGGCCGCAACCGGACGCCCCGTGCTGGCAAACCGGCTGAGCACCACGGGAACCAGCCTTGGGGCAGCCTGTCTCGCGGCGCGCGCGCGTGTCAGGACCGGCGCGGAAGCTTTCAAGGACGAAATTCCGCCAGCCTACGGAGACTATGCGGTTGCGTGGAAGAGGGCGACCGCGCAGCATGTGAAAGCCACCGCAGGCTTGAAGCCAATTGGCGGTTGA
- a CDS encoding globin-coupled sensor protein has product MKQEASEQARKGQAGSLFDRLRFAGLDEDACTLLRDHRQALSPRIELALRDLFQRLQSYPDAARHFDSDRQFDRLHDLQSSHWNVLTDARFDGLYAERVKVLADTENRMGLDPRWQIASHAVVLEHLIVGAIESAWPRYLLPLGKSRRKELCELVAALVRATFVDTEIAVSLRFNALRQRHQQQLSEQRKSDETEVAGLFQDFLGALADGNLAARLPENAPDAYRPIGAGLNAALDRIQESLAAADQRAAAAESLARSLRDRAAEFSGKAGGEAEALSGHVALLDSVTERMRSGSIRIGETETAASGTRVAAERSGEIAGQAISAMADIEASAEKIGQIIGAIDEIAFQTNLLALNAGIEAARAGDSGRGFAVVAQEVRALAQRSGEAAREIKHLVSGTKAQVEVGVEIVGRTQDAISSIVEQVTTINAAVSGIARDAESQVKDLAATTSRIGGMSQAMGQSAALAGETLASSDDLHSVILELGQTVRRFRFERQAGPAVSAFSHAPALSPQVHEDEPATLFSDDAISERRVAGWRD; this is encoded by the coding sequence GTGAAGCAGGAAGCGTCAGAACAGGCAAGGAAGGGCCAGGCGGGCAGTCTGTTCGACCGACTGCGCTTCGCCGGCCTTGACGAGGACGCCTGCACGCTTCTGCGCGATCATCGACAAGCGCTGTCGCCGCGTATCGAGCTTGCGTTGCGTGATCTTTTCCAACGTCTGCAGTCCTATCCCGACGCCGCCCGCCACTTCGACAGCGATCGCCAGTTCGACCGTCTGCACGACTTGCAATCCTCGCATTGGAACGTTTTGACCGACGCCCGTTTCGACGGTCTCTATGCAGAGCGGGTGAAGGTCCTGGCCGATACCGAAAATCGTATGGGGCTCGATCCGCGCTGGCAAATTGCGAGTCACGCGGTGGTATTGGAACATCTGATTGTCGGTGCGATCGAGAGTGCTTGGCCCAGATACCTGCTTCCCCTCGGCAAGAGCCGCAGGAAGGAGCTTTGCGAACTGGTCGCCGCCCTTGTCCGCGCCACATTCGTCGACACCGAAATCGCGGTTTCCCTGCGCTTCAATGCCCTGCGTCAGCGACACCAGCAGCAGCTGTCGGAGCAGCGCAAGAGCGACGAGACCGAAGTAGCCGGTCTTTTCCAGGATTTCCTTGGCGCTCTTGCCGACGGCAACCTTGCGGCCCGTCTCCCGGAAAACGCGCCGGATGCCTATCGCCCGATCGGAGCGGGCCTCAATGCGGCGTTGGACCGGATCCAGGAGTCGCTGGCGGCGGCCGACCAGCGTGCCGCGGCGGCCGAGTCGCTCGCCCGGAGCCTGCGCGACCGCGCTGCCGAGTTCTCCGGCAAGGCCGGCGGCGAGGCTGAGGCGCTGTCCGGCCATGTAGCGCTGCTCGATAGCGTGACCGAGCGCATGCGCTCGGGGTCGATCCGTATCGGCGAGACCGAGACTGCGGCGAGCGGGACCCGGGTGGCGGCCGAGCGCAGCGGCGAGATCGCAGGTCAGGCGATATCGGCCATGGCGGATATCGAGGCCTCGGCGGAAAAGATCGGACAGATCATCGGCGCAATCGATGAGATCGCCTTCCAGACCAATCTATTGGCCCTGAACGCAGGCATCGAGGCCGCACGTGCCGGCGACAGCGGCCGGGGCTTCGCGGTGGTGGCACAGGAGGTCCGCGCTCTCGCGCAGCGCTCGGGGGAAGCAGCGCGTGAAATCAAGCATCTCGTCAGCGGCACGAAAGCGCAGGTCGAAGTCGGCGTCGAGATCGTCGGCCGCACACAGGACGCGATCAGCAGCATCGTCGAACAGGTAACTACCATCAATGCCGCGGTCTCCGGCATCGCTCGGGACGCGGAGAGCCAGGTAAAGGATCTCGCTGCCACGACTTCCAGAATCGGCGGCATGTCGCAGGCGATGGGCCAGAGCGCCGCACTCGCAGGCGAGACACTGGCGTCGTCGGACGATCTCCATAGCGTGATCCTGGAACTGGGCCAGACGGTCCGCCGCTTCCGTTTCGAGCGCCAGGCGGGACCGGCGGTAAGTGCCTTCTCCCATGCGCCCGCACTGTCGCCGCAGGTCCATGAAGACGAACCGGCGACGCTGTTCAGCGATGACGCCATATCGGAGCGGCGGGTCGCCGGCTGGCGGGACTAG
- a CDS encoding STAS domain-containing protein has protein sequence MARKNTAKKTLKLAPVLDLNEATALHEKLLALKGSSVEIDASAVERIGALCAQVLMAGARSWKEDQSSFTFSQVSDAFIKTTQLVGVDIAPLMAKEI, from the coding sequence ATGGCCAGGAAAAACACCGCAAAAAAAACGCTCAAGCTCGCTCCCGTGCTGGATCTGAACGAGGCGACCGCGCTGCACGAGAAGCTCTTGGCATTGAAGGGCAGCTCGGTCGAGATCGATGCTTCCGCCGTCGAGCGGATCGGAGCGCTTTGCGCGCAAGTGCTGATGGCGGGCGCAAGAAGCTGGAAAGAGGACCAGTCGTCCTTCACCTTTTCCCAGGTGTCGGATGCTTTCATTAAAACGACACAGCTCGTCGGCGTGGACATTGCGCCCCTGATGGCAAAGGAGATTTGA
- a CDS encoding response regulator gives MKKRVLTVDDSRTIRNMLLVTLNNAGFETIQAEDGVEGLEVLESANPDVIVTDINMPRLDGFGFIEGVRKNDRYRAVPILVLTTESDAEKKNRARQAGATGWIVKPFDPTKLIDAIERVTA, from the coding sequence ATGAAGAAGAGAGTTCTGACTGTCGATGACTCCCGGACAATCCGGAACATGCTTCTTGTCACCCTCAACAATGCCGGGTTCGAAACGATCCAGGCGGAGGATGGCGTCGAGGGCCTCGAAGTGCTCGAAAGCGCCAACCCGGATGTCATCGTCACCGACATCAACATGCCGCGCCTTGACGGATTCGGCTTCATCGAGGGCGTTCGCAAGAACGACCGCTATCGCGCCGTGCCAATCCTGGTGCTGACGACGGAGAGCGACGCCGAGAAGAAGAACCGCGCGCGGCAGGCAGGCGCCACCGGCTGGATCGTCAAGCCGTTCGACCCCACCAAGCTGATCGATGCGATCGAACGTGTAACGGCCTGA
- a CDS encoding chemotaxis protein CheA codes for MDMNEIKEIFFQECEEQLAELESGLLKLNDGDRDPETVNAVFRAVHSIKGGAGAFGLDDLVSFAHVFETTLDCVRSNRLEPTQDVLKVMLRSADVLADLTNAARDGGSVDGARSRQLIAELEALANGELPQPAVEAVKAAPVAEAPRPTVNEEGFQPVAFSFDEFDSSEPPTIEPSTFEIVFKPKSELYSNGNDATLLLRDLSRLGEMSILCDMDELPALDRMNPEAAYFSWKISLKTDKGEDAIRAVFEFAEWDCELEVVLAGDAHAGAGEELPMQPVPFDLSLLDDEAPAAVAEDEDQSADQPRELHDATVSAAATASNILHMAQTAARATAETAKTAAPAPVAAAQAAGQPGASAATPTIRVDLDRVDRLINLVGELVINQAMLSQSVIENDTNGTSSINMGLEELQQLTREIQDSVMAIRAQPVKPVFQRMSRIVREIADMTGKSVRLVTEGENTEVDKTVIDKLAEPLTHMIRNAVDHGLETPEKRVAAGKNPEGTVRLTAKHRSGRIVIELADDGAGINREKVRQKAIDNDLIAADANLSDEETDNLIFHAGFSTADKISDISGRGVGMDVVKRSIQALGGRINISSKPGQGSIFTMSLPLTLAVLDGMVVTVANQTLVVPLTAIVETLQPEASAIHSFGASQRLISIRNSFCPLVDVGRILNFRATQANPVEGVALLVESEGGGQRALMVDAIQGQRQVVIKSLEANYTHVPGIAAATILGDGRVALILDVDAIVAASRGQSLKPEMTLAAAG; via the coding sequence ATGGATATGAACGAAATCAAAGAGATCTTCTTTCAGGAATGCGAGGAGCAGCTCGCAGAACTGGAATCCGGTCTCCTGAAGCTCAACGACGGTGATCGCGATCCCGAAACGGTCAATGCCGTCTTTCGCGCAGTTCACTCCATCAAGGGGGGCGCGGGTGCGTTCGGGCTGGACGACCTCGTCTCGTTTGCGCACGTATTCGAGACGACGCTCGATTGCGTTCGATCCAACAGGCTTGAACCCACACAGGACGTGCTGAAAGTCATGCTCCGCTCGGCGGACGTGCTTGCCGATCTGACGAACGCCGCACGCGACGGCGGCAGCGTCGACGGCGCCCGCAGTCGGCAACTGATAGCCGAGCTCGAGGCGCTGGCGAATGGTGAGCTGCCACAGCCCGCAGTCGAAGCCGTCAAGGCGGCGCCAGTAGCGGAGGCGCCTCGGCCCACCGTGAACGAGGAAGGCTTCCAGCCGGTTGCATTCTCCTTCGATGAATTCGATTCGAGCGAGCCGCCGACGATCGAGCCATCCACCTTCGAGATCGTCTTCAAGCCGAAATCGGAGCTCTACTCGAACGGTAATGACGCGACGCTGCTTCTTCGCGATCTCTCGCGCCTTGGCGAGATGAGCATCCTTTGCGACATGGACGAGCTGCCGGCGCTCGATCGCATGAACCCTGAAGCGGCCTATTTCAGCTGGAAGATTTCGCTGAAGACGGACAAGGGCGAAGACGCGATCCGCGCCGTGTTCGAATTCGCCGAGTGGGACTGCGAGCTCGAGGTGGTGCTCGCGGGAGACGCGCACGCCGGGGCGGGCGAGGAGCTGCCGATGCAGCCGGTTCCTTTCGATCTGTCGCTGCTCGACGACGAGGCGCCGGCGGCCGTGGCCGAAGACGAAGATCAGAGCGCGGATCAGCCGCGCGAACTGCACGACGCGACTGTTTCAGCTGCCGCGACCGCAAGCAACATCCTGCATATGGCGCAGACCGCCGCGCGTGCAACCGCCGAAACAGCGAAGACTGCGGCCCCCGCGCCCGTTGCTGCGGCCCAAGCGGCGGGCCAGCCGGGAGCCTCCGCCGCCACGCCGACGATCCGCGTGGATCTCGACCGCGTCGATCGCCTGATCAACCTTGTTGGCGAACTCGTGATCAACCAGGCGATGTTGTCGCAAAGCGTCATCGAGAACGACACCAATGGGACGTCGTCGATCAATATGGGCCTCGAGGAGCTGCAACAGCTCACCCGTGAGATCCAGGACAGCGTCATGGCGATCCGTGCTCAGCCCGTGAAGCCGGTCTTCCAGCGCATGTCCCGCATCGTCCGCGAAATCGCCGATATGACCGGCAAGTCCGTGCGTCTCGTCACCGAGGGCGAGAACACGGAAGTGGACAAGACGGTCATCGACAAACTGGCTGAACCGCTGACGCATATGATTCGCAACGCTGTCGACCACGGCCTTGAAACGCCCGAGAAGCGTGTTGCCGCCGGCAAGAACCCGGAAGGCACGGTGCGGCTGACGGCGAAGCATCGCTCCGGCCGTATCGTCATCGAGCTTGCCGACGATGGTGCGGGCATCAATCGCGAGAAAGTGCGTCAGAAAGCGATCGACAATGACCTCATCGCCGCCGATGCCAATCTCTCGGACGAGGAAACCGACAACCTGATTTTCCATGCGGGCTTCTCGACCGCCGACAAGATCTCCGACATCTCCGGTCGCGGTGTCGGCATGGATGTCGTCAAGCGGTCGATCCAGGCGCTCGGCGGCCGCATCAACATCTCCTCGAAGCCGGGGCAGGGTTCGATCTTTACGATGAGCTTGCCCCTGACGCTCGCGGTTCTGGACGGCATGGTGGTCACGGTCGCCAACCAGACTCTGGTGGTGCCGCTGACCGCGATCGTCGAAACACTCCAACCGGAAGCCTCCGCCATCCACAGCTTCGGTGCCAGCCAGCGGCTGATCTCGATACGCAACTCTTTCTGCCCGCTGGTGGATGTCGGCAGGATCCTGAATTTCCGCGCGACGCAGGCCAATCCGGTCGAAGGCGTGGCCTTGCTGGTCGAGTCCGAAGGCGGCGGGCAGCGCGCCCTCATGGTGGATGCCATCCAGGGGCAGCGTCAGGTCGTCATCAAGAGCCTCGAAGCGAACTACACGCATGTTCCGGGCATCGCGGCGGCGACCATACTCGGCGACGGGCGCGTGGCGCTCATCCTCGACGTCGACGCCATCGTTGCCGCATCGCGCGGACAGTCCCTCAAGCCTGAAATGACCCTAGCTGCAGCCGGATAA
- a CDS encoding chemotaxis protein CheW produces the protein MTYAAKNLTTGGRELIAFRVGDQEFCVNIMSVREIRGWTPATPMPHAPPYVLGVINLRGAVLPIIDFSARLGMKPAEPTVRHVIIVAQVNTRVVGLLVDAVSDILTVADSDIQPTPEIASDSERSFARGVLAIQGRMICLVELDSVFPNEEREAA, from the coding sequence ATGACCTATGCCGCAAAAAATCTGACCACTGGCGGACGGGAGCTGATCGCTTTCCGCGTCGGCGACCAGGAATTCTGCGTCAACATCATGTCGGTCCGCGAAATACGCGGCTGGACGCCCGCGACGCCGATGCCGCATGCGCCGCCCTATGTTCTGGGCGTCATCAATCTGCGCGGGGCGGTGCTGCCGATCATCGATTTCTCGGCCCGTCTCGGTATGAAGCCGGCCGAGCCGACGGTGAGGCATGTGATCATCGTAGCCCAAGTAAACACCAGGGTCGTGGGACTGCTGGTCGACGCCGTCTCCGATATCCTGACGGTCGCCGATTCCGATATCCAGCCCACGCCGGAGATCGCTTCCGATTCCGAGCGAAGCTTCGCCCGCGGGGTGCTGGCGATCCAGGGACGCATGATCTGCCTTGTCGAACTCGATTCGGTCTTCCCGAATGAGGAAAGGGAAGCGGCATGA
- a CDS encoding protein-glutamate O-methyltransferase, giving the protein MNFQVTTEPKLSPDECLASGEYPLTRRDLNEIAAMIYADAGIYLNETKASLVYSRLSKHIRSLALGGFRDYCQLVASPAGAAARRDMLSHLTTNFTRFFRENHHFEHLKSEVLPNLILRAKQGGRVRIWSAACSDGQEPYSIALTVLSLLPNVSDYDFRILATDIDPKILALARAGCYDATALETVDPAMRKQWFKEVEVAGRSKWQIDDRVKRLITFNELNLMAQWPVKGPFDAIFCRNVVIYFDEPTQMKIWSRFASLLDSGGHLYIGHSERVSGDAKALFDNIGVTTYQHIGKFQGGRA; this is encoded by the coding sequence ATGAATTTTCAGGTGACCACCGAGCCGAAGCTCTCGCCGGACGAATGTCTCGCAAGCGGCGAATATCCGCTGACCCGTCGCGACCTTAACGAGATCGCGGCGATGATCTATGCGGACGCCGGCATCTATCTCAACGAAACCAAAGCGTCGCTCGTCTATTCAAGGCTGTCGAAGCATATCCGTAGCCTTGCCCTCGGGGGCTTTCGCGATTATTGCCAGCTCGTCGCCTCGCCCGCGGGCGCGGCGGCGCGCCGCGACATGCTCTCGCACCTGACGACCAACTTTACCCGTTTCTTCCGCGAGAACCATCACTTCGAACATCTGAAGTCGGAGGTCTTGCCGAATCTGATCTTGCGCGCAAAGCAGGGTGGTCGCGTGCGAATCTGGTCGGCGGCCTGTTCGGACGGGCAGGAGCCCTACTCGATTGCGCTCACGGTGCTGTCGCTCCTGCCGAATGTGTCGGACTACGACTTCCGCATCCTGGCAACCGACATAGATCCGAAGATCCTCGCTCTCGCCCGGGCCGGGTGCTACGACGCGACGGCGCTGGAGACGGTTGATCCCGCCATGCGCAAGCAATGGTTCAAGGAGGTCGAAGTCGCCGGCCGGTCCAAGTGGCAGATCGACGACCGCGTCAAGCGCCTGATCACCTTCAACGAGCTCAATCTAATGGCGCAATGGCCGGTCAAGGGGCCCTTTGACGCGATCTTCTGCCGCAACGTTGTGATCTATTTCGACGAGCCGACGCAGATGAAGATCTGGTCGCGCTTTGCCAGCCTGCTCGATAGCGGTGGACATCTCTACATCGGCCATTCGGAGCGGGTGTCCGGAGATGCCAAGGCGCTCTTCGACAACATCGGCGTCACCACCTATCAACATATCGGAAAGTTCCAGGGAGGTCGGGCATGA
- the cheB gene encoding protein-glutamate O-methylesterase CheB — MSTPARVLVVDDSPTMRGLISAVLNADPEVRVVGQAADAFEARQAIKQLDPDVVTLDIEMPNMNGLEFLEKIMRLRPMPVIMVSTLTHKGAEATIAALEIGAFDCVGKPHAGDPNPFDGLVDKVKAAARSQRKAMITTNSTAAPAVGAAAEYRASRKIIAIGASTGGVEALIAVLQKFPPRCPPTVITQHMPHTFTKSFAERLNRLCAPAVAEATDGARLEIGKIYLAPGGEKHLQVANAVAPCCRLVDREPVNGHRPSVDLLFDSVAELAGRNAIGVILTGMGRDGAAGLLKMRHAGARTFGQNEKTCVVYGMPRVAYELGAVETQLPLGSIGDEVLKAAAARKEGIE; from the coding sequence ATGAGCACTCCCGCCCGCGTTCTCGTCGTCGACGACTCGCCTACGATGCGTGGCCTGATCTCCGCCGTGCTCAATGCCGATCCGGAAGTGAGAGTCGTCGGCCAGGCCGCGGATGCGTTCGAGGCGCGCCAGGCCATCAAGCAACTCGATCCCGATGTGGTCACTCTCGACATCGAGATGCCGAATATGAACGGCCTTGAATTCCTCGAAAAAATCATGCGGCTCAGGCCGATGCCGGTCATCATGGTCTCGACGCTGACGCACAAGGGCGCGGAGGCGACGATCGCCGCCCTCGAGATCGGCGCTTTCGATTGTGTCGGAAAACCGCATGCCGGCGATCCGAACCCGTTCGACGGGCTGGTCGACAAGGTTAAGGCGGCGGCGCGTTCGCAGCGAAAGGCGATGATCACCACGAACAGCACGGCGGCGCCGGCCGTCGGCGCCGCAGCCGAATACCGTGCTAGCCGCAAGATCATCGCCATCGGCGCCTCGACGGGGGGCGTCGAGGCATTGATCGCGGTACTGCAGAAGTTTCCGCCCAGATGCCCGCCGACCGTCATTACACAGCACATGCCGCACACCTTCACCAAGAGCTTCGCCGAACGGCTGAACAGGCTCTGTGCTCCGGCCGTCGCGGAGGCGACCGACGGCGCTCGGCTGGAAATCGGCAAGATCTACCTGGCCCCCGGCGGCGAGAAGCATCTGCAGGTCGCCAACGCGGTCGCGCCTTGCTGCAGGCTCGTCGACCGTGAGCCCGTCAACGGCCATCGCCCGTCTGTCGACTTGCTGTTCGATTCGGTTGCCGAGTTGGCGGGGCGCAATGCAATCGGGGTTATCCTGACCGGAATGGGTCGCGACGGCGCGGCTGGTCTCCTGAAAATGCGGCATGCCGGAGCACGCACATTCGGACAGAACGAAAAGACCTGTGTCGTCTACGGCATGCCGAGAGTTGCCTATGAATTGGGCGCTGTTGAAACGCAACTCCCCCTCGGATCGATCGGGGACGAGGTTCTCAAAGCGGCAGCAGCCCGGAAGGAAGGAATTGAATAA
- a CDS encoding response regulator: MSIAEKIKVLIVDDQVTSRLLLGDALQQLGFKQITAAGDGEQGMKIMAQNPHHLVISDFNMPKMDGLGLLQAVRSNPTTKKAAFIILTAQGDRALVQKAAALGANNVLAKPFTIEKMKAAIEAVFGALK; the protein is encoded by the coding sequence ATGTCCATCGCCGAAAAAATAAAGGTTCTGATCGTCGATGATCAGGTGACGAGCCGGCTGCTGCTCGGGGATGCCTTGCAGCAGCTGGGCTTCAAGCAGATCACGGCCGCCGGTGACGGGGAGCAGGGCATGAAGATCATGGCCCAGAATCCGCACCATCTGGTCATCTCGGACTTCAATATGCCGAAGATGGACGGCCTGGGGCTGCTGCAGGCGGTGCGCTCGAACCCCACCACCAAGAAGGCCGCCTTCATCATCCTGACGGCCCAGGGTGATCGGGCATTGGTGCAGAAGGCGGCGGCGCTCGGCGCCAATAACGTTCTGGCGAAGCCCTTCACGATCGAAAAGATGAAGGCGGCGATCGAAGCCGTGTTCGGGGCGCTGAAATGA
- the cheD gene encoding chemoreceptor glutamine deamidase CheD has product MMTEAAGRRVHVIQGEFKVVDDPDIVLSTILGSCVAACMRDPVAGVGGMNHFLLPGSAGSAASGGDATRYGVHLMELLINGLLKQGARRDRLEAKIFGGARTIARFSNVGEQNAAFARQFLMDEGIRIVGESTGGEHGRKLEYWPVNGRARQYALTGVEAQRAIQLDQKPAPVPKPAESSIEFF; this is encoded by the coding sequence ATGATGACAGAGGCTGCCGGCAGGCGCGTGCACGTCATCCAGGGCGAGTTCAAGGTCGTCGACGATCCCGATATCGTTCTCTCGACGATTCTCGGCTCCTGCGTGGCGGCTTGCATGCGCGACCCGGTCGCCGGAGTCGGCGGCATGAATCACTTCCTCCTGCCGGGATCCGCGGGTTCGGCAGCATCGGGCGGCGATGCCACACGCTACGGCGTGCATCTGATGGAGCTCCTCATCAATGGACTGTTGAAGCAGGGCGCTCGTCGCGATCGCCTCGAGGCAAAGATTTTCGGCGGGGCGAGGACGATTGCGCGCTTCTCCAATGTCGGCGAGCAGAACGCGGCTTTCGCACGCCAGTTCCTGATGGACGAAGGCATTCGCATCGTCGGTGAAAGCACGGGCGGCGAACATGGGCGCAAGCTCGAATATTGGCCGGTGAACGGCCGCGCCCGCCAATATGCCTTGACCGGCGTGGAAGCCCAGCGGGCGATCCAGCTCGACCAGAAGCCCGCGCCCGTGCCGAAGCCGGCGGAGAGCTCGATCGAGTTCTTCTAG
- the cheT gene encoding chemotaxis protein CheT: MQTYCQSNTPHAEEALPEVLMRIVTELHDVAYLIERIEPQLLDSRDGGADVDRMMVFQGIDLAVQKTRGLAEFIDTITASIPDSWLVDVSTAVNLVKLADMKKALGNGVLRHGHSQPLTKASGDFEAF, translated from the coding sequence ATGCAGACCTATTGCCAAAGCAACACACCTCACGCGGAAGAAGCGCTGCCGGAAGTGCTGATGCGAATCGTCACGGAGCTCCACGACGTCGCCTATCTCATCGAGCGCATCGAACCCCAGCTTCTGGACAGCAGGGATGGCGGCGCGGATGTCGACAGGATGATGGTATTCCAGGGCATCGACCTGGCGGTCCAGAAGACGCGCGGGCTGGCTGAATTCATCGACACGATCACCGCGTCCATTCCCGACAGCTGGCTGGTGGACGTCAGCACGGCTGTCAATCTCGTCAAGCTGGCGGACATGAAGAAAGCCCTCGGCAACGGCGTTCTTCGCCATGGACACTCGCAGCCGCTGACGAAAGCCTCGGGTGATTTCGAGGCATTCTGA